From Peromyscus eremicus chromosome 3, PerEre_H2_v1, whole genome shotgun sequence, one genomic window encodes:
- the Mlf2 gene encoding myeloid leukemia factor 2 codes for MFRFMRDVEPEDPMFLMDPFAIHRQHMSRMLSGGFGYSPFLSITDGNMPATRPASRRMQAGAVSPFGMLGMSGGFMDMFGMMNDMIGNMEHMAAGGNCQTFSSSTVISYSNTGDGAPKVYQETSEMRSAPGGIRETRRTVRDSDSGLEQMSIGHHIRDRAHILQRSRNHRTGDQEERQDYINLDESEAAAFDDEWRRETSRFRQQRPLEYRRHEASVGGGRRAEGPPRLAIQGPEDSPSRQSRRYDW; via the exons ATGTTCCGTTTCATGAGGGACGTGGAGCCTGAAGATCCCATGTTCCTGAT GGACCCCTTCGCAATTCACCGTCAGCATATGAGCCGCATGTTGTCAGGTGGCTTTGGATATAGCCCCTTCCTTAGCATCACAGATGGTAACATGCCAGCAACCAGGCCTGCCAGCCGCAGGATGCAG GCTGGGGCTGTCTCCCCCTTCGGGATGTTGGGAATG TCTGGTGGCTTCATGGACATGTTTGGGATGATGAATGACATGATTGGGAACATG gaaCACATGGCCGCCGGAGGCAACTGCCAGACCTTCTCCTCCTCTACCGTCATCTCCTACTCCAATACTGGGGACGGTGCCCCGAAAGTTTACCAGGAGACATCGGAGATGCGCTCTGCCCCAGGCGGG ATCCGGGAGACACGGAGGACTGTCCGGGACTCTGACAGCGGTCTAGAGCAGATGTCCATTGGGCATCACATTCGGGACAGGGCTCACATCCTCCAGCGCTCCCGAAATCACCGCACAGGGGACCAGGAAGAACGGCAGGACTACATCAACCTGGATGAAA GTGAGGCAGCAGCATTCGATGATGAatggcgaagggagacgtcccgaTTCAGGCAGCAGCGTCCTCTGGAGTATCGACGACATGAGGCATCTGTGGGTGGGGGACGAAGGGCCGAGGGGCCTCCCCGCCTGGCTATCCAGGGACCTGAGGACTCCCCCTCCCGACAGTCCCGTCGCTATGACTGGTGA